The following is a genomic window from Psychrobacter immobilis.
AAAAGTAGTGACAGCTGTCGTACCATAAAGAGTGCGCGTACCTTGAAAACGGCGTTCATATTGCACATTGTCTTCGCTCAGCTCTTCTGTCTTTGTAACGTCTTCGATGCCAATGGACTCTGTCAGTGTTTGCTCAAATGGTTGTATTTCACTCATAACAGATTAAATGCTCTTTTAAATTATTTTGGTGGCGCTTATATTACGTCAATTTCTTTATTCACGGCTATCTCATTCACTATCATATCAATGGCTAGCCATACAATAAACCGTCAGTGACTAAAATGTGTGGCACTACGATAACGGATAATCCCATTTTGTTTGCAAAGCACTGCAACTGTTGTGCCACAATTGCTTAGCAAGAATGGCGGGTGGTAAATTAAGCAACTCACTCAAGCTTAGCAATACCCATGGCAAGTTGGCAGGTACATTTCTATTACGTACGGCTGCACTCCTCCGTGCACTGTCTGAGTTTTGAGTTGGCACTGATGAATCATGGTCAGATATTTGGCACATGATAGGCGTCATATCAGGGCAATCCGTTTCTATTACCAAACATTCAACGCCATAGCTATCAACCGCGGCTTGAATGGCGCGGCGCAGTTTCTTAGCATTGGGATTAGTGATTTGACCGGTAACCCCAAGCTTAAATCCCAACTTAATAAATGCTTTGGCTTCTTGCGTCCCACCACTAAAACTATGCGCGATACCGCCAAGTTTGTGCGCATCGTAGTCATGCGCTTTTAGTATGGCCAACGCTTCTGCATGTGCTTTACGAATATGCAGCATCACTGGCAGCTGATGAGTCACCGCCATGTCCAATTGTGCCTTAAAAAATCGTACTTGTTTGGCAAATATGTCAGGCGCTTTCATCGCCTCAGTAAAGGTGTCCAAACCAATCTCGCCTATTGCTAATGGGCGTTTATCAGCAATCCTTTTTGCCATAGCAGTTAAATGATCGTCAGTATGCTGTTTGATATAAAAAGGATGCAAACCGACCGCAATATGGCTACTAAAATTTGACACTTTTTGTCTATCGACATTGGCTGTCGTAGGTAATGACAGCGTATTTAACAGGCGCTCAGTCTCATACATCCGCTCAAAATGCTGATATAGATAACCCACTAATACCAGATGGCGTACCCCCTGATTGTGAGCCTGCTGCGTCAGTATTTCTCTATCATCATCAAAGATTGGGGCATCAAAATGAGTATGCGTGTCAATGAGAGGATAAATAGTAGATAAGGGCTGTTTAATCATCTTAGGTGAATCGATAGGGGTCATTGATAGACTCCAAAATTAATAGTTTTCAGCGAGGCGTTCCGTGATTTGTCATTCAATAGACATTATTTGTCATTTTGTAGCAATAACCACGTCAATGAACACTTTAGGATGGCAACTTTATTTAAAATGATTTCGACAGTTAGAAAAATACTCATCAACAAAAGAGCTTTTGATAAATAAAGAGACCTTCAACACGCCCTATTAGTATCATCATGATTGGCTTTTGCATTGTGCTCATCTGAGTGCTCATCTGATACATTGTGCTCATCTAACGGTCTGGTATTAGCTTGTCGACTGCTACGCCGAGGAATCACTAATAAGGCGGTGGCAGCGACTGCTAATAAAAACCACTTTTTAGCATTTGTATGACTTGTCATTGCTTTCACCCCTACCTTTATATCATTATCTGCTATATTTATCAGCAAGTGTTCATACTTACTACTCAATTACTCATTAGTATACTGCGATATAAAAACTGCTATGTTTATCTGTGTTATGAATACGCAAGCTAATGTACGGCGTAGTTTATTTATTACACCGTGTCTCTACATGCTATAAGAATAGGAGGCGAGCGCTTTATTAACCTATCATTAATAAAGCGCTTTTTTGAGTGCTTAACGGTTTAAAGGGTAAGTTGTCATACCATTATTAGGACTGTCTACTTTGGTAAAACCTTGAGACTGAGACTTTGGTGTCTGATCGCGCTTAGGAACAAGGGGATTGAGCGGCATCAACTCATAATCTACACTAACATCGCCATTCCAACCTTCTGTACCGCTCAATGGCAGCTGTTTAATGGTACCGTTTTTATCAATGACCAACTGCAGGACGCGCATTTGGTTAAATTTGCGTTCGGTGACACTGGCGACTGCCCTGCCATCACGTAAGATAGTTGGCTGTAAAAATATGATTAAATTACTTTTTTGCGTCGTGTCATTGTCGGAGCGGAACAGTCGACCAATGACTGGTACATTACCCAAGCCAGGGACTTTTTGTTGGCGCGTGGTGCTGTTTTCACGCATCAAGCCACCAAGAGCAATGGTCTGCTGATCATCAGCCAGAATCGTCGTATTGATGAGGCTTTTATTGGTCACCAAACCAGTAGCATTTCCAGTGCTACCAGGCACGACGGATGAGACTTCTTGTGAGACTTCCAAGCGTACGGTGCCATTGTCGCCAATATGAGGAATGACATTTAGATTGATACCAATATCCTGACGATCAATGGTTTGAAAGGGGTTGCTAGAATCGTTGCCACTGGTGGTAAAGGAACCTGTCACAAAAGGCACGTTTTGACCCACTAAAATACTGGCTTTTTCATTGTCCAATGTCAAAATTGATGGCATAGACAGAAGATTGGCACTGGTAGAAGAATCAAGCGCTTGCAAGATAGCCCCATAAAACTGGGTATTTCCCTGACTGTCTTTGCTGCTATCACCAATACCAATCAAAGCACCAGCTATCGAGCCTGCTGCTGCACTGATACTGGCGGCACCGCCACCTAACGCGGCGGCAGCAAGTGCTGTAGCACTCGCGCCTACGTTATTGAAGTTTACGACTCCGTAGCCGCTATTGGCATTGCCAAGCGCCCATTGCACACCAAGCTGGGTCGCATCATCACCTGACACTTCTACAATAGCCGCTTGAATCAATACTTGCGCGCGGCGACTGTCCAACTGATTGACCGCATCTTCAATCTCAAACATCAGCTCAGGTGCCGCATTAACGATAACGGCATTTTGGGTTTCATCAGCGATAATACTAAAAGGTCGCCCGCCAACGCCTGTACCAGTACTACTCGAATTGGCACCAGAGGTCGATGAGGTCGTCGCGTTGTTCGTTGTGTTAGTGCTAGACTCATTAGTCAAAGTAGCGCCCGTGCTACTGGAATCATTCAATGATGCCGACTCTAACGAGGACGTTGCTCCAGCGCTATTAATAGATTGATTGGCGAGCAATCCGCGTAGCATATCTGCAATATGACCTGCACTGGCGTATTTTAATCGAAAGACACGCAGACCACTCAAACGCCTTGTAGGCGTGGTGTCCAATTGATTGACCATCTCTTTGACTTTAGCAATCATCTCCGGACTGCCTTTCACCAACAATCTATCACTAGAGGTATCAGCGATAACTTTAAGCTGGTTATTACCACCTTGTGCTTGCCCGCTACCAGCGCTTGCAACCAAGGCGCTAATCAATTCCATCATACGCTCAGCATCGACGTGACGTAGTGGTATCACTTGCAAACTGTCATTGACGTTGCTATCTAAATCGCGGATAAGCGATGTCAGCTGATTAAGACTATCGGCACGATCGGACAATACCAAAGCATTGACACCAGGCACGGCAGCGGCATGAGCCGATTGAGGCATAAGCGGACGGATGACACCCAGCACTTCTGCAGCTTGAGTATTGGTTAAATAAATAACACGAGTAGCTAATGCCTCACCAACACTGTCACCACGTAAATCAACAGCCACGCCAGATTGTTTGGCGACATTATCTGGCACCAATTTAATGGTCGTTCCCGAGTCAATCGCTGCAATACCGTTGACTTGCATCACACTCAAGAACAGCTGATAGATTTCGTCACGCGACAAGGCTTTGTTAGAAATCACCGTCACATTGCCATTAATACGTGGATCAAGGACAAAGTTTTGGTCAGTGATGGTTGCCACCTCATTAATAAAGGCTTTGATATCGGCATCTTGTAAGTTGACTTTCCAGCTCTCAGCACTCGCAAGACCCGTACTGGCAGCCCATAATGGTACGGCGAGACAAAGAGGACGACACAGGCGCATCAGGCGCTGCAAAACATGGTACAGAGGCGTGACTGAAAAATTATGAAAACTTACCATATTGATGATTACCTACAGTGATGTCGCTTAGTATGTACTGGATTTATTGTGTGCTAAGGTGCTCAATGATTGCTTTGCTCACTTAACATTCTGCCCACAATGGCATTATTTAAGTGGCACTATCTAAATACTTGTTTACTTAAAACTTATTTGCTTAAAACTGCTGACGAATGGTAATGACTTGATCGCCGCGTTGCACCTCTATTTGCGCCTCACCTGATTGCTGTACCTGTTGCAGCACACTAGCATCTTGGGCAGGATTACTACCCACGCTTTGACCATTAACCGTTAGCACTTTATCACCTGGCTCAAGCCCTAGGCGATTACGCAGCTTTGCTGGCATTGCAGGCGTCACTTGATAGCTTTCCCCTGCTGCCATAACCCCCATCCTACTCAAATAACTGGCGGGGTTTTCTTGCAATTCTGTGACCGCCTCATCGATAGCAGATTGCGGGCTACTGTCACTGCCTGTCGCAGTGGACGCCTCCTCAGTATTTTGTGTAGGCTGAGGGGCATTAGGCAACATGCTGTTCTCTGGCAAGCGCTGATTACTGACGGCACCTGCGATCATGTCACTTTGGTCTAATGGCATCGTGGCTGGCATGCTAATGACGGTTTGCTTGTCGCTAGCATCAGCGATGACAACCGAGTTCCAGTCGACAGCGACAAGGGTATAGCCACTGTCTTTTAGCGCATCACCGATTCGATAGTTTTTCACTTCACCATTGACGTCCAATAGTGCCGAGGACATGCTCTCTGGCATTGCTAACAGAACGCCTTTTAGATTGACATTGGGCGGTGGCTGCACTGCTGCTGCAATAGGATCAGGGTCTGCAAAAATAGCAAATAATCCACTATAGTCCTTGCCAGATGCCGATGTGTTTTGCAAAGGCGCTGGTGGCAGCATCGGTGCCAATGGTGCTGCGAGCAACAACCATAGTAATCGAGCCGCTGTCCAACATAACCAAGCAACAGCCAATAATAATACCCAACCTGAGAATCGATTAAGGGTGTTAAGCACAGGTTTTAAAGTTGTAGAAACATTCATCATCTAGCGTGTCCCCAGCCCATTTAATAGCGGCTGACGCACACTAACAACTGGCGTATCTTGGGGTGCTTGCCCTTTATACTCAGGCATACTTTCTAATAAACGCTGCGTCAAACTGACATCCAACATATTATCGCCATCGATATATAAGTCGCCCAAGCGCTTATCTTGATTGTTTAATAAATTGATATGGAGCAGGTTTTTATTGTTTTTTTGCTCGGCACTTAACTCAGCACGCATCGCAGGCATGGTCAGATAAAAAACCTTGCCACCGCTAGGATAGCCTATCTCGCCGCCGACCCATGTCAACTGACCATCCGCTTGAGTAAAACCAGATGGATCTTTTGTTGAAGCGTTTTCTGCGGCGGCACTTGAGCCAGACTGACGGCTGAGCGAAACGTTATTGACCTGAATCGGTGTATTGGGCAATTGCCAATCAACCAAATTTGCCAACGTCTCAGGTGCTATCTTGCCGCTCATATTATCCACTTGCCATGAGTTGCTGCCTATTTTTACTTGTCCATTGAGGCGGGTTTGTGCTGAATTAATATCGACCTCTGCACTTATCTTACCCAATAACAAATGCCATGGCTGCCACGACCATTCTGCCGTACCTGTGAGCGGTGTGGCTGCTAAAGGCATTTGCCAGATAACGGAGCCTTGCCATAAATTACCCGACACATGCTGTACATAAGGCGTTTCGGGAGCATACTTTTCAAGCAGCCACGCCGCTGGCATTTGCAACACAGCAAATAATGCAAATAATACAAACCCAACCAGCCACCACAGCTTACGAGGGCGCTTATGAGACGACGCAGATACTTGGGGCACGGTTGCATAACTCTTATATAAGACAAAAACGTCATTATCATAACAAACAATGGCATACAGATGACAGAAAAAAAGCCAGTATCTTTTTACCAAAATAATGGCAATAAAAATACTGGCTTTTATCAGCTTCTAAGACGAAAGGACTATCACGATCAAACGCTATAATTGCACACAAATCATGAGAAACAAGCCCGATGATCAGAGTAGATGTAACATTGTGCTTTTTTAAAACAGAACTCATTTAAACAAGCGCTTATTTTAAATAGTCTTTGGTAAACATTGTACCTTGCTAAATCTAAACCGACATCATCCTGTTAACCATTTATCTAGATAGCAAAATCTTCGATACTACGACCTGCTGCTAGCGCTTCAACCAACCACGTTGGCTTGCGACCACGGCCAGTCCATGTTTCTTCGTTGTTGTCAGTATTGCGATACTTGATGCTGCGTTTTTTCTCTAGCGTTTCACCAGCTTTTAGAATTTCTTCGATAGAGGCATTGCTATCTTCTGCAATTTTCTCAAACTGCATATAAGCGTCATACAAACGCTGATGTTGTTTTTTGGCAATAAGCTGCTGAGCATTTTCAGTGATGGCACGTAACTCATCAACGTTCAGGTTTTCTAAATCAATGGCGGTATTTTTGCTCATAATAAATCCAACTGTAAGATAAAAAATATAACCTTAATAGATATTATTCACTATTAAGAACTAAGAATGACTTATTCATCATTAAATACAACGATGAATGTCACAAATCGATATTTTTTCAACCAAATAAAATATTGTTAGCCACAGTACCTAAGGGCGTAGATAATATAAACAAAAAACCTTGCTATCACAACAGTAGATTATTATTTGTTCTATAACAAAGGTCAGTGAATAGTAAAATCGGGTAAATAAAAAACCACTATTTATTTAATAGTTATTCGTAAACAGTTATTAATTTTAAGATAAAACCAGTCTCTATAAACAATGTCCTAAAAACGGTTAAACGAATAACTCAGCAAACATAAATCCATAAAAAATAGCAACCGATTGTTTCCATATATACCTACCGATTAGTCAAAAGCGCCATTGATTAATCATGCTGATCACTAAGCTCATTCATCAAATTATAGGCTGCTTCGGCGCTCAATAAATAGGGATTAAAATCAATCGTTGTCGAATATTTTAAATAAATCGCCGCATTTTTTTCAGTCGGGGAAGCATAATTCATGGACCATTTAGACCATGCTCGATTTTTTAACTCACGTGTTTCAATAAGTTGTAAGTCATGATGACGCGGATCAGCAATTAAACTATATAACAGACGATTGATCTGTGCTCTTGGCCCTTCAATGGTTTGCAAAAAATAATCTTTATTAAACGTCAGCATACCAGTGATGCCATTGGCGGCATTATTTACTTGTGCTTGCTGCAAGATTTCGTTGAAGTCGTTGGCCGATACATCTGGGTTGGCACGGCTAGCGTATGTCATGCTCATCAAAATGTGTGCATCTTCCATTGCTGATGTCATATCTTATCTCTTGTAAAATGTCATGGGTGTGATGGTCCTTAGCGTTTATAAACGTCAGTCAATTAGCCAATAGAAAACCATGGTTTCTTCTTTTTGGCGGCGCTCACTGCTTCTTGCTCTTGAAGGTCTGAAAACGTCTCAATCAACATCATGATTTGATTGGTGTTCATCAAATAAGGATTAAACTGAGTACCTGTCGAAAATTTGAGCGCAAGTCCTTTGTTTTCATCGCTTGGAATCAAATACTTCATTGACCATTTACTCCAATGGCGCAACTCTACTTCACGGCATTCGATGATTTGTAAGGCATGATGCCGATCATCTTTAACCAGTTTTCTGAGCAATTCATTGATGACGGGTCTCGCTCCTTCAATACTTTGCAAAAAATAATTGTGATT
Proteins encoded in this region:
- a CDS encoding H-NS histone family protein; amino-acid sequence: MSKNTAIDLENLNVDELRAITENAQQLIAKKQHQRLYDAYMQFEKIAEDSNASIEEILKAGETLEKKRSIKYRNTDNNEETWTGRGRKPTWLVEALAAGRSIEDFAI
- the gspN gene encoding type II secretion system protein N, with translation MPQVSASSHKRPRKLWWLVGFVLFALFAVLQMPAAWLLEKYAPETPYVQHVSGNLWQGSVIWQMPLAATPLTGTAEWSWQPWHLLLGKISAEVDINSAQTRLNGQVKIGSNSWQVDNMSGKIAPETLANLVDWQLPNTPIQVNNVSLSRQSGSSAAAENASTKDPSGFTQADGQLTWVGGEIGYPSGGKVFYLTMPAMRAELSAEQKNNKNLLHINLLNNQDKRLGDLYIDGDNMLDVSLTQRLLESMPEYKGQAPQDTPVVSVRQPLLNGLGTR
- a CDS encoding type II secretion system protein N, with the translated sequence MMNVSTTLKPVLNTLNRFSGWVLLLAVAWLCWTAARLLWLLLAAPLAPMLPPAPLQNTSASGKDYSGLFAIFADPDPIAAAVQPPPNVNLKGVLLAMPESMSSALLDVNGEVKNYRIGDALKDSGYTLVAVDWNSVVIADASDKQTVISMPATMPLDQSDMIAGAVSNQRLPENSMLPNAPQPTQNTEEASTATGSDSSPQSAIDEAVTELQENPASYLSRMGVMAAGESYQVTPAMPAKLRNRLGLEPGDKVLTVNGQSVGSNPAQDASVLQQVQQSGEAQIEVQRGDQVITIRQQF
- a CDS encoding TatD family hydrolase, which encodes MTPIDSPKMIKQPLSTIYPLIDTHTHFDAPIFDDDREILTQQAHNQGVRHLVLVGYLYQHFERMYETERLLNTLSLPTTANVDRQKVSNFSSHIAVGLHPFYIKQHTDDHLTAMAKRIADKRPLAIGEIGLDTFTEAMKAPDIFAKQVRFFKAQLDMAVTHQLPVMLHIRKAHAEALAILKAHDYDAHKLGGIAHSFSGGTQEAKAFIKLGFKLGVTGQITNPNAKKLRRAIQAAVDSYGVECLVIETDCPDMTPIMCQISDHDSSVPTQNSDSARRSAAVRNRNVPANLPWVLLSLSELLNLPPAILAKQLWHNSCSALQTKWDYPLS
- a CDS encoding BLUF domain-containing protein, which codes for MESAELSELNRLKMHHGEHIILRLTYISRYNTDNPEGEVTRILTQAQQNNERNGITGALVFNHNYFLQSIEGARPVINELLRKLVKDDRHHALQIIECREVELRHWSKWSMKYLIPSDENKGLALKFSTGTQFNPYLMNTNQIMMLIETFSDLQEQEAVSAAKKKKPWFSIG
- the gspD gene encoding type II secretion system secretin GspD, which gives rise to MVSFHNFSVTPLYHVLQRLMRLCRPLCLAVPLWAASTGLASAESWKVNLQDADIKAFINEVATITDQNFVLDPRINGNVTVISNKALSRDEIYQLFLSVMQVNGIAAIDSGTTIKLVPDNVAKQSGVAVDLRGDSVGEALATRVIYLTNTQAAEVLGVIRPLMPQSAHAAAVPGVNALVLSDRADSLNQLTSLIRDLDSNVNDSLQVIPLRHVDAERMMELISALVASAGSGQAQGGNNQLKVIADTSSDRLLVKGSPEMIAKVKEMVNQLDTTPTRRLSGLRVFRLKYASAGHIADMLRGLLANQSINSAGATSSLESASLNDSSSTGATLTNESSTNTTNNATTSSTSGANSSSTGTGVGGRPFSIIADETQNAVIVNAAPELMFEIEDAVNQLDSRRAQVLIQAAIVEVSGDDATQLGVQWALGNANSGYGVVNFNNVGASATALAAAALGGGAASISAAAGSIAGALIGIGDSSKDSQGNTQFYGAILQALDSSTSANLLSMPSILTLDNEKASILVGQNVPFVTGSFTTSGNDSSNPFQTIDRQDIGINLNVIPHIGDNGTVRLEVSQEVSSVVPGSTGNATGLVTNKSLINTTILADDQQTIALGGLMRENSTTRQQKVPGLGNVPVIGRLFRSDNDTTQKSNLIIFLQPTILRDGRAVASVTERKFNQMRVLQLVIDKNGTIKQLPLSGTEGWNGDVSVDYELMPLNPLVPKRDQTPKSQSQGFTKVDSPNNGMTTYPLNR
- a CDS encoding BLUF domain-containing protein, with the protein product MTSAMEDAHILMSMTYASRANPDVSANDFNEILQQAQVNNAANGITGMLTFNKDYFLQTIEGPRAQINRLLYSLIADPRHHDLQLIETRELKNRAWSKWSMNYASPTEKNAAIYLKYSTTIDFNPYLLSAEAAYNLMNELSDQHD